A DNA window from Thiopseudomonas alkaliphila contains the following coding sequences:
- a CDS encoding OsmC family protein translates to MAVEQVNVCAELQQGVAVKVQARQFELMLDEPKSLGGTDTGMNPVEALLGALGACQAIVARVYAAKFNVVLDGFNVKLEGDLDLDGFLGKSEVRPGYSAIRYQYWIESPSAKEDVAALIKFVAEKCPVGDSLAQGVALSLNGVHLNQQVL, encoded by the coding sequence ATGGCAGTAGAGCAGGTCAATGTCTGTGCTGAGTTACAACAAGGGGTTGCAGTTAAGGTGCAGGCGCGTCAATTTGAGCTCATGCTAGATGAGCCCAAGAGCTTAGGCGGTACGGATACTGGAATGAATCCTGTGGAAGCATTGTTGGGCGCTTTAGGTGCTTGCCAGGCCATTGTAGCTCGGGTCTATGCCGCCAAGTTTAATGTGGTATTGGACGGATTTAACGTTAAGTTAGAGGGCGATTTGGATCTTGATGGGTTTTTAGGCAAGTCAGAGGTGCGTCCTGGCTATTCAGCGATTCGTTACCAGTATTGGATTGAGTCGCCTTCGGCGAAAGAGGATGTTGCAGCCTTAATTAAGTTTGTGGCTGAAAAGTGTCCGGTGGGGGATAGTTTGGCTCAGGGTGTTGCGCTGTCGTTAAATGGAGTGCACTTAAATCAACAAGTGCTATAG
- the aceE gene encoding pyruvate dehydrogenase (acetyl-transferring), homodimeric type: MQDLDPVETQEWLDSLESVHEREGEERVHYLLERLGEYASRNGTRLPHAITTPYRNTIPVTHEARMPGDLFMERRIRSLVRWNALAMVMRANQADPDLGGHIATFASSATLYDIGFNYFFQAPTEEHGGDLIYFQGHASPGIYARAFLEGRISEEQLSNFRREVDGKGLSSYPHPWLMPDFWQFPTVSMGLGPIQAIYQARFMKYLEHRGFITPGKQKVWCFLGDGETDEPESLGAISLAGREKLDNLIFVINCNLQRLDGPVRGNGKIIQELEGNFRGADWNVIKVLWGRLWDPLFAKDTEGVMQQRMEEAVDGDYQNYKANNGAFVRSDFFGTDPRLLKMVEDLSDDEVWKLNRGGHDPFKVYAAYHAAVNHKGQPSVILAKTIKGYGTGSGEAQNIAHNVKKVDLPSLRSFRDRFGIPVDDDQLESLPFYRPAEDSPEIKYIKQSREKLGGFVPQRRSKSISIPTPPLETLKAILDGTGEREISTTMAFVRILSHLVKDKDLGSRIVPIIPDEARTFGMEGMFRQLGIYSAVGQLYQPVDHEQVMYYKEDKKGQILEEGITEAGAMSSWIAAATAYSTHNQPMLPFYAFYSMFGFQRIGDLAWAAGDIRARGFLMGGTAGRTTLNGEGLQHEDGHSHILAGTIPNCHSYDPAYGYEMAVIIQEGIHQMLELQKDCFYYITMMNESYVQPAIPQQENIERDIIRGMYLLEEDKRQSELHVQLLGSGTILREVREAAKILRDEFGVGADVWSVTSFNELRRDGLEVERWNRLHPREPMRLSHLEQCLTERRGPVVASTDYMKLYADQVRQWIPQTTYKVLGTDGFGRSDTRKKLRDFFEVDRHWVVLAALEGLVKDGQLEAQVLLDAMQTFGIDANKPNPLDC; the protein is encoded by the coding sequence ATGCAGGATTTAGACCCAGTTGAAACCCAAGAATGGCTAGACTCTTTAGAGTCGGTGCATGAGCGTGAAGGAGAAGAGCGCGTTCATTATCTATTAGAGCGTCTTGGTGAGTATGCTAGCCGTAACGGTACCCGTTTACCCCATGCCATTACCACCCCTTATCGTAATACGATTCCGGTGACCCATGAAGCGCGAATGCCGGGTGATTTGTTTATGGAGCGGCGAATTCGTTCGCTCGTGCGTTGGAATGCATTGGCGATGGTGATGCGAGCTAACCAAGCTGATCCTGATTTAGGTGGACATATTGCCACCTTTGCTTCAAGTGCTACCTTGTACGATATTGGCTTCAACTATTTTTTTCAGGCCCCGACAGAGGAACACGGCGGTGATCTGATTTACTTTCAAGGCCATGCCTCGCCCGGAATCTATGCGCGGGCATTTTTAGAAGGGCGTATTTCTGAAGAGCAGCTGAGTAATTTTCGCCGTGAGGTTGATGGCAAGGGTTTATCTTCTTATCCACACCCTTGGCTAATGCCTGATTTCTGGCAGTTTCCGACAGTCTCTATGGGACTTGGACCGATTCAGGCAATCTACCAAGCACGTTTTATGAAATATCTTGAACACCGTGGATTTATTACGCCTGGTAAGCAAAAAGTGTGGTGTTTCTTAGGCGATGGGGAAACCGATGAGCCAGAATCCTTAGGTGCAATTTCGCTGGCTGGGCGTGAAAAGCTGGATAACTTAATCTTTGTGATTAACTGTAACTTACAACGCTTAGATGGCCCCGTACGTGGTAACGGCAAGATTATTCAAGAGTTAGAAGGGAATTTTCGCGGTGCCGACTGGAACGTGATTAAAGTGTTGTGGGGACGTTTATGGGATCCATTATTTGCTAAAGACACTGAAGGGGTCATGCAGCAGCGTATGGAAGAGGCCGTCGATGGAGATTATCAAAACTATAAAGCCAATAACGGTGCCTTTGTCCGCAGCGATTTTTTTGGCACTGATCCACGGCTGTTAAAAATGGTGGAAGACCTCAGTGATGATGAGGTGTGGAAGCTCAACCGCGGTGGCCATGACCCCTTTAAAGTGTATGCCGCTTACCATGCCGCGGTGAACCATAAAGGTCAGCCTAGTGTGATTTTGGCGAAAACGATTAAAGGCTATGGCACCGGTAGTGGTGAAGCGCAAAACATTGCACATAATGTGAAAAAGGTCGATTTACCTAGCTTACGTTCATTCCGTGATCGGTTTGGGATTCCAGTGGATGATGACCAGCTGGAAAGCTTGCCGTTTTATCGGCCTGCCGAGGACAGTCCAGAAATTAAATACATTAAGCAAAGCCGCGAAAAGCTCGGTGGTTTTGTCCCGCAGCGGCGCAGCAAAAGTATTAGCATTCCAACGCCTCCATTAGAAACGCTAAAAGCGATATTAGATGGTACCGGTGAGCGTGAAATCTCAACCACCATGGCCTTTGTGCGAATTTTATCGCATCTAGTTAAAGACAAAGATTTGGGCAGTCGTATTGTGCCCATTATTCCCGATGAAGCTCGTACCTTTGGCATGGAAGGCATGTTTCGGCAGTTAGGCATTTACTCGGCAGTCGGGCAGCTGTATCAGCCGGTGGATCATGAGCAAGTGATGTACTACAAGGAAGATAAAAAAGGGCAAATTCTAGAAGAAGGAATCACTGAAGCGGGTGCGATGTCTTCATGGATCGCCGCAGCCACTGCGTACAGCACCCACAATCAGCCTATGTTGCCTTTTTATGCTTTCTACTCGATGTTTGGTTTTCAGCGTATAGGCGATTTGGCTTGGGCAGCTGGGGACATTCGAGCGCGTGGTTTCTTGATGGGCGGTACTGCGGGGCGCACTACGCTTAATGGCGAAGGTTTACAGCATGAAGATGGGCATAGCCATATTTTGGCAGGCACTATTCCTAATTGTCACAGCTATGATCCGGCCTATGGCTATGAAATGGCGGTAATTATCCAAGAGGGTATTCATCAGATGTTGGAGCTGCAAAAAGATTGCTTTTACTACATCACCATGATGAACGAATCCTATGTGCAGCCTGCCATTCCTCAGCAGGAAAATATTGAGCGTGACATTATTCGCGGCATGTATTTGCTTGAAGAAGATAAGCGCCAATCAGAGCTGCATGTGCAGTTATTGGGAAGCGGTACGATTTTGCGTGAAGTACGCGAGGCAGCGAAAATTCTACGGGATGAGTTTGGAGTAGGTGCTGACGTATGGAGTGTGACCAGTTTTAATGAGCTACGCCGCGATGGTTTAGAGGTGGAGCGCTGGAACCGTTTACATCCCCGTGAGCCGATGCGTTTAAGCCATCTTGAGCAGTGTTTGACAGAGCGGCGTGGTCCAGTGGTGGCCTCAACGGATTATATGAAACTGTACGCTGATCAGGTACGGCAATGGATTCCACAAACCACTTATAAAGTTTTAGGAACCGATGGCTTTGGCCGCAGTGATACACGTAAAAAACTGCGCGATTTCTTTGAAGTGGATCGGCATTGGGTGGTGTTAGCGGCGCTTGAAGGGTTAGTAAAAGATGGACAGCTAGAGGCACAAGTACTGCTGGATGCGATGCAAACATTTGGTATTGATGCCAACAAACCCAACCCACTGGACTGCTAA
- a CDS encoding MaoC family dehydratase: MTNLTPLYLDDLAVGDRFTSRSYELTLDSLLEFANLYDPQPFHLDPQAAQVTVFNGLAASGWQTAGITMRLWSECFPVANGLIGLESQVSWPMPTRAGDQLHVEVCITEIKPSASKPEMGIVTYQSETKNQHDQVVQKNTTKIVVFRRSTAAD, translated from the coding sequence ATGACCAATCTTACCCCCTTGTACTTAGACGATTTAGCCGTAGGCGATCGTTTTACCAGTCGCAGTTATGAATTAACCTTAGACAGCTTATTAGAATTTGCCAATCTGTATGATCCGCAGCCATTTCATTTAGACCCGCAAGCAGCACAAGTCACCGTGTTTAATGGTTTGGCAGCCAGTGGCTGGCAAACCGCTGGCATCACCATGCGTTTATGGAGTGAGTGTTTTCCGGTGGCTAATGGCTTGATTGGTTTAGAGAGTCAGGTCAGTTGGCCGATGCCCACCCGTGCAGGTGATCAGCTACATGTCGAAGTTTGTATCACCGAGATCAAGCCTTCCGCCTCTAAACCCGAGATGGGAATTGTGACCTATCAGAGCGAAACTAAAAATCAGCACGATCAAGTGGTGCAAAAAAACACCACCAAGATCGTGGTATTTCGCCGCTCTACAGCGGCTGACTAA
- the aceF gene encoding dihydrolipoyllysine-residue acetyltransferase gives MTTELIRVPDIGNGEGEVIELFVKVGDEIEAEQSLLTLESDKASMEIPAPKAGIIKSLKVQLGDRLKEGDELLELEVESAAVEATESAEQSQSTTEQASEEQAESSVAPAVKSATEISAEEQEIKVPDIGSTGKARVIELMVAVGDQVQAEDSLLTLESDKASMEIPSPVAGEITEVLVRLDAEVGTGDLIFKIKTQVAASEAEATPDTTAPATESMAPAEPIDTATSVSVAPISQPTKPVKAKSQIHAGPAVRKLAREFGVDLGLVTATGPHDRIVKEDVQLYVQTVLSKQKAASGEAPGAGIPPIPEVDFSRFGEVEEVAMTRLQQIGATNLHRSWLNVPHVTQFESADISELEKFRVAQKVVAEQAGVKLTILPFLLKACAHLLKEMPDFNSSLAPSGTALIRKKYVHLGFAVDTPEGLLVPVIRDVDQKSLLQLAAEAAELADKARNKKLSPDQMQGACFTISSLGHIGGTGFTPIVNAPEVAILGVSRATMQPVWNGKKFKPRLLLPLSLSYDHRVINGAAAAQFTRRLSDLLAEIRSLLL, from the coding sequence ATGACCACTGAATTAATTCGCGTGCCTGATATCGGTAATGGTGAAGGTGAGGTAATTGAGTTATTTGTCAAAGTCGGCGATGAAATTGAAGCGGAGCAAAGTTTGCTGACGCTGGAGTCTGATAAAGCCAGTATGGAAATTCCAGCGCCGAAAGCAGGGATTATTAAAAGCTTAAAGGTACAGCTAGGGGATCGTTTAAAAGAAGGCGATGAATTACTGGAGTTGGAGGTCGAATCGGCAGCGGTTGAAGCTACTGAGTCTGCAGAGCAAAGCCAGTCAACGACAGAGCAAGCGAGTGAAGAGCAGGCTGAATCTTCAGTAGCGCCCGCTGTTAAGTCAGCAACTGAAATAAGTGCTGAAGAGCAAGAGATTAAAGTGCCAGATATTGGTTCCACTGGTAAAGCACGGGTGATTGAGCTGATGGTGGCGGTGGGTGATCAGGTGCAAGCGGAAGATTCACTGCTGACGCTGGAATCAGATAAAGCCAGTATGGAAATTCCATCACCCGTTGCCGGTGAGATAACTGAAGTGCTGGTGCGCTTAGATGCTGAAGTGGGTACAGGCGATTTAATTTTTAAAATTAAAACTCAAGTTGCTGCAAGTGAAGCAGAAGCTACACCTGATACAACCGCCCCAGCAACAGAGTCAATGGCACCAGCAGAGCCTATTGATACGGCTACCTCTGTATCCGTTGCGCCGATTAGTCAACCGACTAAACCTGTAAAAGCCAAAAGCCAAATACATGCCGGCCCTGCGGTACGAAAATTAGCCCGTGAATTTGGGGTGGATTTAGGCTTAGTGACTGCGACTGGGCCGCACGATCGGATTGTTAAAGAAGATGTGCAGTTGTATGTGCAAACTGTCCTTAGCAAACAAAAGGCTGCGAGTGGAGAAGCGCCGGGCGCAGGTATTCCGCCTATTCCTGAAGTTGACTTCTCACGCTTTGGTGAAGTAGAAGAGGTCGCCATGACCCGTTTGCAGCAAATTGGGGCGACTAATTTGCATCGTAGCTGGCTGAACGTGCCACATGTTACGCAGTTTGAGTCGGCAGATATTAGTGAGCTCGAAAAATTTCGAGTGGCACAAAAAGTGGTAGCGGAACAAGCAGGGGTCAAATTAACCATTCTGCCGTTTTTACTAAAAGCCTGTGCTCATTTGTTAAAAGAAATGCCAGATTTTAATAGCTCATTAGCACCGAGTGGTACGGCATTAATTCGCAAAAAATACGTGCATTTAGGCTTTGCAGTTGATACGCCTGAGGGCTTATTGGTACCAGTGATTCGGGATGTGGATCAAAAAAGTTTGCTGCAATTAGCCGCTGAAGCAGCAGAGTTAGCCGACAAAGCCCGTAATAAAAAACTTAGCCCTGATCAAATGCAAGGTGCGTGCTTTACTATTTCAAGCTTGGGACATATTGGTGGAACCGGTTTTACTCCGATTGTGAATGCTCCTGAAGTAGCCATTTTAGGTGTATCGCGCGCCACCATGCAGCCGGTTTGGAATGGCAAGAAGTTTAAGCCGCGCCTGCTGCTGCCGTTGTCATTATCCTATGACCACCGAGTAATTAATGGTGCTGCGGCTGCTCAGTTTACCCGGCGCTTAAGTGATCTGTTAGCAGAAATTCGCAGTCTGCTATTGTAA
- a CDS encoding FAD-binding and (Fe-S)-binding domain-containing protein, whose amino-acid sequence MSLPAAFLAAIEQRLPQQRLFTDPLSTLTFGTDASFYRLIPKLVIRVESEAEVVFILQQASLHQVPVTFRAAGTSLSGQAISDSVLIVLGDHWNAKQLLEDGRKIRLQPGVIGAQANAALAHLQRKIGPDPASINAAKIGGIVANNSSGMCCGTAQNSYHTLAGMRLVLADGSILDTESETSRKQFRQSHQTLLDQLAQLATETKSNQQLANKIRHKYRLKNTTGLSLNALIDFTDPLDILMHLLVGSEGTLGFVSSVTYRTVPDYPHKAVALVVFPDIDTCCQAVVTLKQQPVSAVELLDRRSLRSVQFMQGMPTWIQELSESACALLIESNAPDQATLSTQLEHITDSLASYPQEQQVAFTQDPSTYQLLWRMRKDTFPAVGAVRENGTTVIIEDVTFPLEVLAQGVKRLLALLDKHQYDEAILFGHALEGNLHFVFTQRFDSPEAIARYSAFMQEVSQLVAVEFGGALKAEHGTGRNMAPFVELEWGHDAYQLMWKIKHLLDPLGILNPDVVLSKDPQIHLKHLKPLPEADPIVDKCIECGFCEPVCPSNGLTLTPRQRIVAWRDIQQKKRQGQNTQALETAYQYQAIDSCAATGLCAQRCPVGINTGELMRQLRTQQTQSPRLAQTLARHFSATVTATRWLLTSAELARKVLGAPRLNRWTTQLHQRYASVPVYLTAMPTAAKSVPLARPTTADSAQDKVVYFSSCVSNNMGPSHLDPEQTPLREKTLQLLTKAGFEVIIPEQPGSLCCGQPFASKGYPEQAQQHLNQLALALLHASQQGKYPIYCDTSPCSLRLIQQVADPRLAIYDSPAFLQQFVLPRLKITRQQAPISLHITCSSQHLAQSSDLLAIAQACAEQVIVPEGIYCCGFAGDKGFTVPELNQHALRNLAPQVQGCQQGFSSSRTCEIGLSSYSGLSYQHLVYLLDKISQPL is encoded by the coding sequence ATGAGCCTTCCTGCTGCCTTTCTAGCTGCTATTGAGCAACGTCTACCGCAACAGCGTCTATTTACTGACCCGTTAAGCACCCTCACCTTCGGTACCGATGCCAGTTTTTATCGACTGATTCCCAAGCTGGTCATTCGAGTTGAGAGCGAGGCAGAGGTGGTGTTTATTTTGCAGCAAGCCAGCTTACATCAAGTACCCGTAACCTTTCGGGCTGCGGGCACCAGCTTATCAGGGCAAGCGATCAGTGATTCAGTACTTATTGTGCTGGGTGATCACTGGAATGCTAAACAACTGCTAGAAGATGGCAGAAAAATCCGCCTACAGCCTGGCGTAATTGGCGCCCAAGCCAATGCCGCTCTGGCGCACTTGCAACGCAAAATAGGGCCTGATCCAGCATCGATTAATGCGGCTAAAATTGGCGGGATTGTCGCTAACAACTCCAGCGGCATGTGTTGTGGTACTGCACAAAACAGTTATCACACACTGGCTGGTATGCGCTTGGTACTAGCCGATGGCAGCATTTTGGATACGGAGTCAGAAACCAGTCGAAAACAGTTTCGCCAATCTCATCAAACATTATTAGACCAGCTTGCTCAATTAGCTACTGAGACTAAAAGCAATCAACAGCTGGCAAACAAAATTCGCCATAAATATCGGCTAAAAAACACCACCGGTTTGTCGCTCAATGCGCTCATCGACTTTACTGATCCGCTGGATATTTTAATGCACTTACTGGTGGGCTCTGAAGGCACCCTTGGTTTTGTCAGCTCAGTCACCTATCGCACCGTTCCCGACTACCCACATAAAGCCGTGGCGTTAGTGGTATTTCCTGATATTGATACCTGCTGCCAAGCGGTTGTTACACTAAAACAGCAACCCGTCTCCGCCGTTGAGTTATTGGATCGGCGCAGCTTACGTTCTGTGCAGTTTATGCAAGGGATGCCAACGTGGATTCAAGAACTGTCGGAGAGCGCTTGTGCCTTACTCATTGAATCCAATGCGCCCGATCAAGCCACCTTAAGCACACAACTGGAGCACATCACCGATAGCCTAGCTAGCTATCCACAAGAGCAGCAGGTTGCCTTTACTCAAGACCCCAGCACCTACCAATTATTGTGGCGGATGCGTAAAGATACCTTTCCTGCAGTCGGCGCGGTACGCGAAAATGGCACTACCGTCATTATCGAAGACGTTACTTTTCCACTAGAAGTCTTGGCCCAGGGGGTTAAGCGCCTACTCGCCTTACTCGATAAACATCAATATGACGAAGCGATTTTGTTCGGCCATGCGCTCGAAGGCAACCTACATTTTGTATTTACTCAGCGCTTTGATAGCCCAGAAGCTATCGCTCGCTACTCCGCCTTTATGCAAGAGGTCAGCCAGTTAGTGGCAGTGGAGTTTGGTGGCGCACTCAAAGCTGAGCATGGTACAGGACGTAATATGGCTCCTTTCGTTGAGCTGGAATGGGGGCATGATGCTTATCAACTGATGTGGAAAATTAAACATCTGCTCGACCCACTGGGAATTTTAAACCCAGACGTGGTGCTTTCTAAAGATCCACAGATTCACTTAAAGCATCTCAAGCCACTACCTGAAGCGGATCCGATAGTGGATAAGTGTATTGAATGTGGCTTTTGCGAGCCGGTATGCCCATCTAACGGACTCACGCTCACTCCGCGCCAGCGTATTGTTGCTTGGCGTGATATCCAACAGAAAAAACGCCAAGGACAGAACACCCAAGCCCTTGAAACGGCTTATCAATATCAGGCTATTGACAGCTGTGCAGCGACCGGATTATGCGCGCAGCGTTGTCCGGTAGGGATTAATACCGGTGAGTTAATGCGTCAATTGCGTACACAACAAACCCAAAGCCCGCGCCTTGCACAAACCCTTGCCCGTCACTTTAGCGCGACAGTTACGGCTACGCGCTGGCTATTAACTAGCGCTGAATTAGCTCGCAAGGTGCTTGGCGCACCACGGCTTAATCGCTGGACCACACAACTCCATCAGCGCTATGCTTCAGTCCCTGTATATTTAACTGCTATGCCCACGGCGGCTAAGTCTGTGCCGTTGGCGCGACCAACAACAGCTGATAGCGCACAGGATAAAGTGGTTTATTTTAGCTCGTGCGTTTCCAATAACATGGGACCTAGTCATTTAGATCCAGAACAAACTCCACTACGTGAAAAAACGCTACAGCTGCTCACTAAAGCAGGATTTGAGGTAATTATTCCAGAGCAGCCCGGCAGCCTGTGCTGTGGTCAACCCTTTGCCTCAAAGGGCTACCCTGAACAGGCCCAGCAGCATCTCAATCAACTGGCATTAGCCTTGCTGCATGCCAGCCAACAGGGCAAGTACCCGATTTACTGCGATACCAGTCCTTGCAGCTTACGCTTAATTCAGCAAGTGGCTGATCCACGCCTAGCCATTTATGACTCACCGGCTTTCTTGCAACAATTTGTTCTGCCTAGGTTAAAGATCACTCGGCAACAAGCCCCGATTAGCTTACACATCACCTGCAGCTCTCAACATTTAGCCCAAAGCAGCGATCTATTAGCCATTGCTCAGGCCTGCGCTGAGCAAGTGATCGTGCCTGAAGGGATTTATTGCTGCGGCTTTGCTGGCGATAAAGGCTTTACTGTGCCAGAACTCAATCAGCATGCACTGCGCAACTTGGCACCCCAAGTGCAAGGCTGCCAGCAGGGTTTTAGTAGCAGCCGAACCTGTGAAATTGGCTTATCTAGTTACAGCGGACTGAGTTATCAGCACTTAGTGTATTTGCTAGATAAGATTAGTCAGCCGCTGTAG
- a CDS encoding aminotransferase-like domain-containing protein, whose product MDSQHSYTFSNRANQLTSSAIREILKVTTRPEIISFAGGLPSADGFPIPELRQAFDQVLANDGREALQYGPTEGYTPLRQWVADDLSTDDVKINLNEVLIVSGSQQALDMLGKLFIDNGSKVLVESPTYLGALQSFSVFEPEYVAMDTDEGGLIPAEVSTAKAQGARFIYALPNFQNPTGRTMSAERRQEFVERCAAANLPIIEDDPYGELRYIGSPQPSLLSLGRKAGATVIRLGSFSKVLAPGLRLGYIVAPSAIIDKLVQIKQATDLHSPTVTQMAVYEAVKNGFLKQHLPTVRELYKRQCQFMLDAMQHYFPKGVHWTRPEGGMFLWVTLPEHMSANELLQKAIERNVAFVPGEPFYATAEAKTNTFRLSFVTVSEERIRQGIEILGQLIREQL is encoded by the coding sequence ATGGATTCTCAGCATTCATATACTTTTTCTAACCGAGCCAATCAGCTCACCAGTTCCGCCATTAGAGAAATCCTGAAAGTCACCACTCGACCGGAAATTATCTCCTTTGCTGGCGGCCTTCCTTCAGCTGATGGATTTCCTATTCCTGAATTACGTCAAGCCTTTGATCAGGTACTCGCTAATGATGGCCGTGAAGCACTGCAATACGGCCCAACCGAAGGTTATACTCCACTCCGTCAATGGGTAGCTGATGATCTCAGTACCGACGATGTCAAAATTAATCTTAATGAAGTATTAATTGTTTCCGGCTCCCAACAAGCCTTAGACATGCTGGGTAAATTATTTATTGATAATGGCAGTAAAGTACTGGTGGAGTCGCCAACCTATCTCGGCGCCCTCCAATCTTTCTCTGTGTTTGAGCCTGAATACGTAGCGATGGATACCGATGAAGGCGGCTTAATTCCTGCGGAAGTGTCCACTGCTAAAGCTCAAGGCGCGCGCTTTATTTATGCGCTGCCGAACTTCCAAAACCCTACTGGCCGCACCATGAGTGCTGAACGTCGCCAAGAGTTTGTTGAGCGTTGTGCTGCCGCTAACTTACCGATTATCGAAGACGACCCCTACGGCGAACTGCGCTATATTGGCAGCCCACAGCCCAGCTTGCTAAGCCTAGGCCGCAAAGCGGGTGCAACCGTGATCCGCCTAGGTTCGTTCTCTAAAGTATTAGCGCCTGGTTTGCGTCTAGGCTATATCGTGGCACCTTCAGCAATTATCGATAAGCTGGTGCAAATTAAACAAGCCACCGACTTACACTCACCAACCGTTACGCAAATGGCCGTTTATGAAGCGGTAAAAAATGGTTTCTTAAAACAGCATTTACCAACGGTGCGTGAACTCTATAAACGCCAATGCCAATTTATGCTGGACGCAATGCAGCATTACTTCCCTAAAGGCGTGCACTGGACTCGTCCCGAAGGAGGAATGTTCCTCTGGGTCACCTTACCTGAGCATATGAGTGCCAATGAGTTACTGCAAAAAGCTATTGAGCGAAATGTAGCCTTTGTTCCTGGCGAACCCTTCTACGCCACCGCCGAAGCTAAAACGAATACCTTCCGTCTCAGTTTTGTGACGGTATCTGAAGAGCGTATTCGTCAAGGCATTGAAATTTTAGGGCAACTGATTCGCGAACAACTCTAA